ATTGATTTTTCCACACGTGGAGAAAAAAACAAGCCACAACCAAAGTAAAAAGAGCCTGTAtactctatatatataaaaaaaaaacaggtgtgcctatatatatatatatgtgtaaaaaGAGCACATTCCATCTTCTAGGACTCTGCCTCTGTGTACTCtcaggatttgttttttttttttaacgaagggTGTACATCTGAGTAATAAGCTTATGTTCTACAGTAGAAAAAGACTCAATTAAATCTCCAAAATTAACTGTTACTGTCAAATTTTGCTTAAATCTAATAAGTGGATGGATACTACAAAAGTGTTGGTCAAAGATAGCATAACCTTATCATGGTTGCCATGCAATAATAGTAGTAttccataaaaaaattagaaaaataaagccACTGCCTGAAAATGCAGCCGACCTGCTGGCTGCAGTGCAATGTTGCACGGCACCCCACCCAACGACGGAACAACCCGTCCCTTTCAATTCCTCTGGCTTTAACTTGAGAGAGGATTTTTGCCGCAATATTTGCCTCCAGGCCGCGGATGCCTTATTGCCGCTCGCGATTTCTTCTTGTGCTTTTTGTGGGAGACCCTTCACTTTaaatttcttcttccttcctccgCGAACCTTACCCCGATCCAAACCGTTCTCCACTCGTGCAACCCCGCACCTCTCTAGAATCTTGATCCTCCCAAGCTGCTCAAGTGCTCATCCCCCATGGCGAGCGCCCCCTCGGTCACCGCCTTCTTCGGGCTGCTGGTGTCCATGTACGCCACCGGATTCTTCCCCTACGTCGACCTGCAGTCGGGTGGCGAGAGTTGCTTCGTTCGAGCTCCGCCGCTTGACGCCGCGGTCCACACGAtgctgctggcggcggcggcggcgatggttgCCTTCCACACATCCGTCGCACTCATCTACGCCCGtatcggcggcggaggcggcggtgccgtGGACAGGATGATCCGCCCGCAGGTCGTTTACCTCATCCTGTTCTTGTCTTCCGGCGTGCTTCACGTCTTCTTGGCTCCTCAGCCAGGCGCCATCGACGGCGGCCAAGATTTGCTACCCCTCGCCGTCGCGGTTGTCCACGTGCTCCGTCCAGCTGCTGCAGCGACGACGTTCTTCCTCTCCATGACGCTCATCTACACCCATGTCCGTGCTGTTGGCCGCGGTGAAGGgggagccggcgccgccgccaccgccgccgggaaCGTGCCGATCGCGACGACCACCGTGGAGCTCCTCGCCAAGCTGGTCCTCGCCGCTGCGCTTGTCACGGTCGTTCTTACCCTCACTTCCACCGTCCTTGCTGCCTCCTACGCCGACTGATCGACGAGCTGAGTTTCTTCCTACTGCTGGTAAGCGATTTGAGCCATTTTTCTTGAGTCATCTGTGCTGGTTATGGGATCGACAATGTTCAGACTTGTCCGAGAGTTAGTGTTCATCCTGTGCTGTAACAAGATCGGATTATATGTGCTGCAAGTGTGCTTTTCTGGTCATTTTGTATGTGACCAGCTGCAACTCTTCGATACTTATTAATGGCTTGTGGATTTGATGGACTCGTGTTGTGGTATAGCGCACACTATGTTGCAGTAGCATTATATCGTGTCTGGTTCGTCGCTCCGTTTGCTTAATTTTTGATGGTGATGTGGGTATCTTTCTTTCGTACTTTTCGTGTGTACTAGTTAAGATTTGTGGTCAATGGATGTGTACAATGTGTTCTATATGTAGGGGAAAGTATTTTCATCCCTTAATTAAGAACACACTATCCCTTTATTTTTGCATTTGGCCCACCCaaatggttatattttttttatatagaaagaagATAGGTCATGAAAATCCATCTCCTCTATGTAGAAtgtatttgcttttttttaaaaaaaatattattttcagATGTTATCCAAATGGTAGATGCAGCCATGTATGCAGGcatcttacatttttttttaatctgaaGGAAacaatggctgtgtttagttcagcgtaaagtttggattttggttgaaattggagatgatgtgactgaaaaattgtgtgtgtacgacagattgatgtgatggaaaaggactaaagtttgacaccaaactttggatctaaacacagccaatatATAAGGATTTATGGCATGTGTTAGTTCAGGATTTGTGCCATGGGTGTAAGTTCAGGATGCTTAGCTACGTGCCTATGTATGTAATTCCATTTATCCCTTGCGTACGATTAAGATATAGGTTTGAATGTTTGATCACCTGAGACTCAGACTGAGATCATTGAACATTTCGTGAAAACTGGTTTCACTTCTCCAAACGATGTGCTTTGACAGTCTGATGTCACTAATTTCTCTGTTGGCCACAaaaaatgttactccctccgttttataatgtaagtcattctagcatttcccacattcatattgatgttaatgaatctagatagatatatatgtctagatttattaacattaatatgaatgtgaaaaatgctaaaatgacttatattatgaaacggagggagtagcctTTAGGAAAATGAGCATGTGCATTGCTAGCAGTTTAGACTCTTTTTTCCCCCAATCTTGGGTTCTTCATACTAGCCACCACGGAAAAATAATGCTTCAGGTTTGCAGAATCTTGACCGCTTGATGTTCTTACCATGTGAGAGGCAACCAGTAATGCTTCAGGTTTGCAGAATCTTGAACATTTGATGTTCTTACTCTGAGATGTTAGAAAGGCGAGCAGAGAATCTGTCTTTCTGAAGATCTTTTGGCTCTCATGATCTATTAGAATGAAATTATTAGGTTGATTACTTGATCGTTTTTACTCCATCAGTTTCTTTCTGTAAGAATAGTTACCAGATCTTATGGGGCTTTAGAGAGTAATACATGTTTTTCATCTAAATCAATGTACAGAGCATTAGCGTTTTCATCTTATATCTCGTCTGATGTCTGGAAAGCACTCATTCCTATGGAAATTAAGCATTTTTTGTGGTTAGAGGTTGGAGAGAAAGAATTCAGTCTACGTTGTTGAGAATTGGATTGGGTAAGATCTTTGTGCTGTATGTGCTTCGCATGATGATGCAGTACATATTCTCTTTAGATTTCCCACTGCCAAATTCAGTTGGTGCATTCGCAGAGATGATTTGAGGTGGATCAAACTACATGAAGCTGTCAATGAATTCCGCTCTTCACACAATGGCTTAGGATGATTCTTGAATGGCATTATGCTGACCCTAATCCTACTCATCGTCTAAGAAATTTGGAAAGAGAGAAATCAGTCATCAATCCAGGCGTCTGTGAAGAGTTGGTTGATCAGATCCACTGAAATGGGTGCTGCCATTTAAGTCCAGATCATCAATCCAAAATCAAGTGTCGTTTTCGattccttcatttttttttccttttcatttttttatcggATGTCTCCGAAGAgacccttttttatttttttgagacTGCATAGAAAATGTCATTGGTCAGAAGCTACTCGATCCATTGTTCTTCACCATATCCTAGTACCAATCAAATTTGTTCTAGTGTTACAAAATGCTCTAGACATGGTTACTGCGGTCCCcataataagccaaaacggcttattaggaaataaaaatgaatttgtacgtgaaacttttataaatgtgttcttggtgacttaaaagccaatgttgtaaaagaaactacgttaaaaatatctcaaaattaagtttgaaaattcaaaatttggctttttctttggctgattaggccatccgatggaaGCCTACAATGGGTTTGCAAGTTGATGCCAATTGAAATATGATATGCTTTATGAAAGCCATTTTCATCGGATTGTTTGCATTCTCTTGTGAACTTCCAGCGTAATATGCGATGGTCCGAGTCTGACTGTCTTATTGCAAgagcaggaagggtgaatgcaATGTGTGATTCATACTGCCGAACAGTGTCCTTGCTGAAGAAACAGAGGAATCAAACATCATATACTCCTTCAGTTGTTGCCACAATGCAGCGATATTCTACTGCTCAATAGTAAAATTTTACCTTCTAGCAATTTCTTGGAATGTGCTGGTCATGATGTGAAGTCTGTGTGTCATGGCATGATCAGCAGTTAATTGGCACGAAAAATGGTATATTTGGCCTGCATTTCCCTCATAATTTCGTTTGCAACATCCTGcagcaaaaaaagaaagaaaaaaagaaagatgaaTTCTGAATGGAACACGAAGAATGTCAGTGTGCTCAGTTCCAATAACCTTCTCCAGCCACTGGCTGCATGTAGTCCCAATAACATCAGGCAACAACCTGGTTACCTGCATCAAGTAAAATCATGTCTGCACATTACTCTATAATTCATATGTACACTCTGAATTCTGTCATTCAGCATCATGGTCTGTAACAGAAAACAATATATTATGATTGAGGAAATTCAGATCCTATCGTTTAGTGGAACTTCAGAGAATGTTTTTGCCGGAATGACCGAAGGAGGTCATTCAATGTAATTAAGATAGGAAGAAAAGGTTACAAGAAAAGTTTTACATCGACAGCTGGCTGTCGAGGAAGGATATGCACCAGAGCACACGCCCCGAACCATGTGCCAACCGCCCAAACACATGCTACAGAGAGGGAAGCCAAGCACCGAACCGGCCATCGCTATGCGAGACCGATCGCCACCGGGCCAACAACACCACCACGACACGAAGACTCTAAAACAACGCCCTCACGAGGGTTGCGACGCCGAAAGACGCCGTCGTCATCCTTGGACAAGGTTTTCACCCAGAGCTCCTTGCCGAGGGAGGAGGGGTACCTCAACAGTGCCCTCAGGAGGGTTACCACGCCCGAAAGCGAAGTCACTGTTGGCCCAAAAAAAATTGGGCTAAGCTTTCGCTCGGAATCCCCTACCGCCGTGGTCCATCGCCCAATCCGAATCCACCATCTAAACATCGGCGGCACATGGCTTCCGCCACACCCGACCGACGCCCCTCCGCCGGCCAGCTTCCAGTCCTGCCAACGACAGGACTACCACCACACCGCACCGACGCCCCGCCATCGGCTGACTTCAACGAACCTCCATCCCTGAGAGCTGGCCCAGGACCCCTCCGATCCACCACCCGCCAGTCTCCTCGCCAAATCTAGCTGAAGGAGAACCCGGGACTGGGTGGCATTGCTTCAGCAACCTAGGCTTCCCCCGCTGACAAGTTGCCGCCTCAATCCAGCCTAGAAACTCCCcacaaagaaggggaggagctccaggaAGGGCGAGGGTGCCGACCGGCAACGAGGAAGACgacccaccgccgccagctccctTTGCACTACCATCTAGACCCGCGCCAACGCGGGAAACGCTGCCGCTCTGGCTCCGGCGCCACCTTTGTCCGGCGCCAACTTCAGAGAATGTCAGCTTTCTAAAGGACTAACAACAGGCAATTCAAACAAGAAAAAATATGCAGTAGAAAAGCATTTGGTAGGTTCTGACCGTGCCCACAGTGGTCATGGTCTTCCAGGAAGTTCAGCAAGGGGTAGAGGCTCTCTTTGTCCTGGAACAACTTGGACGACAAGTGACGGTTAAGGAACTGCACCCATCTCCGATGGACTTGGACATGAACAGGCACGGGAAGGAGGCATTGAAGGGCTCAAAATCAAGCTCGAGAACAACTGTTGGTGCTGTTTAAGAAAAGGAGAGGTTGAATTCAGACTGTTATGTTGCTTCAGTTATAATGTGCATATCGTCTTTCTGGAACTTACTGTCCATCAACAAGCTGTTCCATGAATTCCAAGTACTCAGGAACACTCAGCTCCTCCACAGCCAACTCACTCACATTCACCCAAATGTAGTCCCAGACACCAGACCTTGGCCGCCTGATGGCCAGTGCAACACATGGGGGCAGCACAATGGCTTCCTACATGCAGTCAAGGAAATTAAATTAGAAAAGCTGGTAGATGACTTCGATTTGACTATCGTCGCCATGCTGGAGTAGGCACATTGCCAAATATACTTGGGCAGCACGCAGAACGTCTTCAAATGAAGCACATTTCTCTTTGTCAGCTTCGATCAAGGCATCAATTCATCAAACTCAGCAAGCAACTGGTGATGCTACAGCACTCCCTTTCCCTTGTTAACATACCTGCATAGAGTGATATTTGAGAAATAGAACGAATGCTTCGATCTCACATCCTTCCTGTGGCTGAACTGTGTTGATGGCATTACCATATAGACCAGATTCTTACTGATTCTAgctaaaaacaatatttttaacatcaTCCAAGATCCATGACTCATAATCAATATGTTACATCTCATCAAAGATCATTACATACACCATCATAACAATCTCAGGAAAAACTATATAAACCCAAAGGAATGGATCACCTTGTCAGCTAAGAGTCAGTAACATGCTCTCATTTCACTACTCAATTTACTAAGAACTAACCAATTATGCGGATAAAGATCAATAAGAACTCAACCATTTCCAGGAGCAGATTCAAAGGAGATCTTCACCTAGAAAAGACTGCAATCAACTTATTAGGATGAGATGAGAAGGTGGTACCAAGGCGTTCATGGAGACTATGGAGGCAAGCCAGCTTGGCAGCCATGACTCACAACTTCAGGAACTGCAAAGCAAGGTTACAGATTAGCACTTACAAAAACTGAAAGCAGCTATGGTTACACAATAAATCAAGTGAGACAACAATATATAGAACATTTTAAACCAAAGTGCAAGTATCGATCCTTCACCAAACTAAAGGCAAGTAACCTGCACAAGATAGTCAGTTCTTTGACAGTTTCCAGAAAGATAAAATAACCAGCTTTATCAAATGGATTTCTTGGGTTTTAGAGTTTAGCACAACTCAGATCCTAAATCCAAAAGGACAGCAAAAGATGCACAAAGATTTTTCTCAGTTGAAAAACATAACTTCTTTTTTCGCTCGCCATCCACCGACAGGCACAAAGACATTTCTTATAAGCAAAAGATGAAGCAGAACAAGTGATAAGCAAGACATCAACGAACTATGGGGTCAACAAAATTACTGAGGCCAAATGATTTGAACTGCACCAAGTAAATTTTGAAGGATCTTAAATCTATAATCATCGATCCCTCCAAATATGTTCATTGATCTTCTCACCAATCCCTTCAAATTCATGCATTGAGTTAATTTTCTTACGCCATTAACATAATTAAGTAGGTCAAAATATAGCATTttacaaacaacacatcatttaatattaaaaaaaacaaatatcgCATCATTTCCAATTATGGCTATATATTTCTAATCAATTAGACAATTAGCTATCAAAAATGATCCATCAGCTGATAGAGTTATCAAGGATATGGCCTGCGAAAATTACTAATGATCCATGGAATACATGCACACAGCTAACAACAGATCCTTGCACACAGGAATCCTCAAATACATCTCAAGCACACCTCTTCTATACTACAATAACTTATGCCATATAGAGCTTTGTATTTCGTAACATTATCCCATCAAGGTATCTTCTTGTCAATTCCTCAACTTTTAATCTTCCTTCATAATCTATATCTTTCCCTAACATGCCAGCCGCCTCAATAGTCAAAACTTCAAGTATAGAGGCACTTTCCACGACATGTAGCAGAGATTCAAGCTCGCCTGTCGATGCAACAAATCCAGTAATATGCATGTTCTTTAGATAGCCGTATTCACCTTGTGGAAGCCTCCTGATAGGCTGATAATACAAGTGTGACAAAGCATACGAATTGAACTGCAATGAGTGAAAATGGGAATTGATAAGAAGACTTGTATTGCATGGATAATTAATTGACAGATCATCAAAATCTTAGTACTGCATTGCTAACAGCCAGAATGATTAAAGAAGAAATATGGAATAAACGCATTTCCTGCAAATAGGAAAACATATAGTACTCACATGTATTTCTAACTTCTCTATGCAAGGACTGGCCCTGAGAAAAGAGGCCAAAGAGAGGATGTTGCCCGAATCATGATAATATAGACGTAATTTTAGTTGTAAATATTTCAGATGAGAAAACTTGCACGTGTTCTTCAGCAGCGAGGACACCTGAAAAGGTGATAGTAAGAAAGAATTGAGCAAAGAATTGCATATGACTTCAAAGGTGTAGCAACAAACCTCGAGAGGAACATAGACATCCAAACAGAGCGGCTGAACACAAGGAGGCACACTTGGGAGAGTAGTCAGAGGTACATAGGCATCCAAACTGAGGGACTGAACACATGGAAGCATACTTGGGAGTGTAGTAAGAGCATCCTCAAGATGTACAGAGCCAAAAAAATGAAGGCTTGCTTCCTTCAGTACCAGAGCATGCCCAAGATCAATAGGATGTCGCATCCCATCATACATAAAAGCTTTGAGGTTGATGGCATTAAGTTATAACTTGGTTATATCACAGTATGTGACTCGTAAGTATAGAAGGCGCGGCAATGGATGTGTCACCTTTATTTCACCACCAATATGGCATCTAACTAAACTCAACCATTCAATATTAAAGCATTGTGATAACAAATCTTGAAGATCCTTCTGAGTAGATCGTATTAAGTGAAGGTCAAGATTCCTTAGGTTTAGAAAACCACTGAAATGGGGAGGTAGTTCCAAAGATGCAAAGCTAAGCTGAATATGCTGTAGACGGGAGATGCTTCCATTGTCGAAACGCTCAAAGGGAAATCTGTATCGATCAAGAAGACCAACAGGATTGGTTGGCACTAAATCAAAAGCCATTTTTTTTGTCTGTGATGATACAACAAAATCAACCAAACCATTGAGGTGATCAACTAGCTTGCTGTCGAATTCAAACTTCACCTCAAACTCTTCAACAATCTTGCCAGAGTGCTGCTGCAAGATTGCATTAATATTATCCCTGGATACCATAACACCATCGAATCTTAGTTTTGTGCAACAAGTCCACATGTGCCTCCAATTTCTTGACAAAACACTGGTCCTCACAACATCCTTCAGTGgcaatttttgagaaaattgTGCACAGCAAATCCTGCACAAGAGGGACATGGTAGAAGTTATTTTCGATAAGCTATTTTTTGAAAACAGAAACCTGAAGAAGGTTTCTCGTTTCTAAACACACCTCAGGAAGATCTGCAAACTGAACTTTTGCCCTGCTTTGTTTGAAGGGCTGCTGATGGCATCGCTTCAGCCTTTTTGTTCTACGAATCAGATTGTTCTCCATTCCTGTTCTGCAACAACATAGATGGCCAGATTTAGTAAGGGCGCAGActggaagggaggagagagaaaaatcaAGATTAAGAGAAATCCTACTCAAACTTCCTGCCTAGTACCTATTGTAATCATTAATATCCTGCCTAGTACCTATTGACTATTGTAAAAAGATCATAACTCACTGATGTGTTTCAACCTTAgcattttcttttcaatttcccCCTAATCAAATAAAACAATTTCTagcaaaacaacaacaaaaaaaaaaagattgttcCATATACTGATATGCAGATAGGTTTGGGGGAGAAATCAGAGCATAATTGTGGCTGGCAGAGAGAGATTACCTGCGATCCTCTAGCTGCTCTCCGAGCTGGCAACCGGACTCCTCTGAACTCTGCAGATAAATAAAGCAATCAATCTGCTGCAATCCAACATATATAGTAGGCAAGCAGTGTCCGGAAACAAGGATTGGTTCACCCCGAAACCTAGCCGGAATCGGATCCTATTCTACAGAGATAATCGAATCCTCATCGTTACTCCCAGTATAATCGGAAAGACAAAAAAATTTCACCCGAAAACGAGAGCAACCACAGAGATGTTCCTCTCCTTCCGGGTCTTTCCCTGG
The Oryza sativa Japonica Group chromosome 6, ASM3414082v1 DNA segment above includes these coding regions:
- the LOC4340420 gene encoding uncharacterized protein encodes the protein MASAPSVTAFFGLLVSMYATGFFPYVDLQSGGESCFVRAPPLDAAVHTMLLAAAAAMVAFHTSVALIYARIGGGGGGAVDRMIRPQVVYLILFLSSGVLHVFLAPQPGAIDGGQDLLPLAVAVVHVLRPAAAATTFFLSMTLIYTHVRAVGRGEGGAGAAATAAGNVPIATTTVELLAKLVLAAALVTVVLTLTSTVLAASYAD
- the LOC4340421 gene encoding uncharacterized protein isoform X2, encoding MYDGMRHPIDLGHALVLKEASLHFFGSVHLEDALTTLPSMLPCVQSLSLDAYVPLTTLPSVPPCVQPLCLDVYVPLEVSSLLKNTCKFSHLKYLQLKLRLYYHDSGNILSLASFLRASPCIEKLEIHFNSYALSHLYYQPIRRLPQVPEVVSHGCQAGLPP
- the LOC4340421 gene encoding uncharacterized protein isoform X1 yields the protein MYDGMRHPIDLGHALVLKEASLHFFGSVHLEDALTTLPSMLPCVQSLSLDAYVPLTTLPSVPPCVQPLCLDVYVPLEVCCYTFEVICNSLLNSFLLSPFQVSSLLKNTCKFSHLKYLQLKLRLYYHDSGNILSLASFLRASPCIEKLEIHFNSYALSHLYYQPIRRLPQGEYGYLKNMHITGFVASTGELESLLHVVESASILEVLTIEAAGMLGKDIDYEGRLKVEELTRRYLDGIMLRNTKLYMA